Genomic DNA from Haloarcula marina:
CGCGGTCGCGAGCGGTTGTGCGGCCACTCCGAGCAACGTCGCGGCGAGCACCGTCCCGACGACGAGACGGACTATCACAGTAACGCCCGAATCCGTTCGATGACGCCGGATTCCTCCGCCGATTCTGGCGCTTTCGCGGACTCCGTCGGCGCTGCCGAGTGGTCGATTCCGCCCTCTCGGACTCCGGCGACGGCCGTCTCGGACGGCGGGTCACGGGTCGCCGGTGTCCGGTGGTGCTGGTCGCCGTCCGGCCCGCTGAACTGGTCTGGTTCGGGCGTCTGCGCGGGTCGCTCCCGCCTCTCGGGTCGGACGGTCGTTCCAGCGGACTCGTTGACCGCCGTGTCGAGACGGCGTTCGAGTCGGTCCGTCGCGGCCAGCGCCGCGTCCGCGCGCTCCTCCACGCGTTCGTTGACCGACTCG
This window encodes:
- a CDS encoding DUF7310 family coiled-coil domain-containing protein encodes the protein MTDVETLAERVQTVERAVTDGDHEFPEATDLAELEGRVAALERRLTGIDERTTELEAATQALRGYVGNVESVNERVEERADAALAATDRLERRLDTAVNESAGTTVRPERRERPAQTPEPDQFSGPDGDQHHRTPATRDPPSETAVAGVREGGIDHSAAPTESAKAPESAEESGVIERIRALL